The following is a genomic window from Actinomadura sp. WMMB 499.
TGGGCGACGTCGACGCCCGCGGACGCGCGGTAGTCCGCGACGATCGAGGGGATCGCGGCCCGGCAGGCGTCCAGGTAGGCGGCGCGGACGTCGGCGGGGATCGCGTCCGGGGAACCGGCCCACAGGTCGAGGAAGTGGCCGAAGAACGCGTCGGGATCGCCCGCGATCAGCCGTTCGGGCAGGCCGGGCGGCTGGGCCATCAGGTAGAGGTGGAAGCCGACGGCGGCGGAGACGCCGTGCAAGGCGTCCCACATGTCGAGCGTGGGCAGGACGTCCAGGGTCGCGAGGTGCGTGACGGCGCCCGGGTGGTCGAGGCCCGCGCGGAACGCGACGAGCGCGCCGCGGTCGTGGCCGGCGAGTGCGAAGCGCTCGTGGCCGAGGGCGCGGGCGAGGGCGACGACGTCGGCGGCCATGGTGCGCTTGGCGTAGGTGTCGGGGGACGATTCGGCGGGCTTGTCGCTGCCGCCGTAGCCGCGCAGGTCGGGGACGATGACCGTGTGGTCGGCGGCGAGGTCGGCGGCGACGTGCCGCCACATCAGGTGCGTCTGCGGGAACCCGTGCAGGAGCACGATCGGGCTGCCCGCGCCCCCGACGGCCGCGTTCAGGTGAACGCCGTCCCCCACGGCGATCCGGTGGTAGTCGAAACCTTCGATCTTCACGGTCGGGCTCCTTCGTTCGATGTGCCTCCAGGCTGGGGCGGATGAATGAGCAACGGATGAGCAGCTATAACCGAGGGGTGCGCTTCGGGGTGCTGGGGCCGGTCGCGGCCTGGGACGACGCGGAGAACGCGGTCGGGCTGCGGGGGCCGCGCCACCGGGCGGTGCTGGCGCGGCTGCTCGTCGCGCGGCGGCGCGTGGTGCCGGTCGGGGTGCTGGTGGACGACCTGTGGGACGACCCGCCGCCGGACGCCGTGGGCGCCGTGCGGACGTTCGTGGCCGCGCTGCGGCGGGCACTGGAACCGGACCGTCCACCGCGGGCGCCCGCGCGGCTGCTGGTCACCGAGGGGCCCGGC
Proteins encoded in this region:
- a CDS encoding alpha/beta fold hydrolase codes for the protein MKIEGFDYHRIAVGDGVHLNAAVGGAGSPIVLLHGFPQTHLMWRHVAADLAADHTVIVPDLRGYGGSDKPAESSPDTYAKRTMAADVVALARALGHERFALAGHDRGALVAFRAGLDHPGAVTHLATLDVLPTLDMWDALHGVSAAVGFHLYLMAQPPGLPERLIAGDPDAFFGHFLDLWAGSPDAIPADVRAAYLDACRAAIPSIVADYRASAGVDVAHDRADRDAGTRLAMPVAVLQQDWGAALGYDAEALWRPWAPDLVHATVPWGHFMAEEAPAEVAKTLRDLLAR